A genome region from Leptodactylus fuscus isolate aLepFus1 chromosome 6, aLepFus1.hap2, whole genome shotgun sequence includes the following:
- the LOC142209514 gene encoding olfactory receptor 5A2-like: MDTNHTTVTRFILLGFSRIMEHQVFLFPVFLCMYIITVAANLSIIITYKLSPSLHTPMYFSLANFSILEILYISCTVPRMLSDLLSECKVISFSACAIQMYCVLLFGGTECYMLAAMAYDRYNAICHPLLYTQIMSDIVCIQQVIGSYVISAANALIHTALTFSLPFCGSNEIDHFFCDVPPILELSCQDIWVNELVIFVVGGCVIIGSFIVTIMSYMKIISKIIKLRSTLSKNKTFSTCSSHLIVVTIFYGSGIFMYFRPSSSYKTGQNSVVSLMYTIIAPLLNPFIYSLRNKDVKSNMKKMYFLLIKF; encoded by the coding sequence ATGGATACCAATCACACAACGGTAACAAGATTTATTCTTCTGGGATTTTCCAGGATTATGGAGCATCAAGTTTTCCTTTTCCCAGTCTTTCTATGTATGTATATCATCACAGTAGCTGCGAATCTATCCATCATCATTACCTATAAGCTTAGTCCAAGTCTCCACACCCCAATGTATTTTTCTCTTGCTAATTTTTCTATCTTGGAGATATTATATATTTCATGTACGGTCCCTAGGATGTTGTCCGATTTACTGTCAGAATGTAAAGTCATCTCCTTCTCCGCCTGCGCTATACAAATGTATTGTGTCTTACTATTTGGTGGAACAGAATGCTACATGTTGGCAGCCATGGCTTATGACCGTTATAATGCCATATGTCACCCTCTGTTGTATACTCAGATTATGAGTGATATAGTCTGTATCCAGCAAGTAATAGGATCCTATGTTATTAGTGCAGCTAATGCTCTAATTCACACAGCGCTCACATTCTCATTACCATTCTGTGGATCCAATGAGATAGATCACTTCTTTTGTGATGTTCCACCAATACTAGAACTCTCATGTCAGGACATTTGGGTCAATGAACTTGTGATATTTGTGGTTGGTGGCTGTGTAATAATTGGCTCATTCATAGTAACAATAATGTCTTATATGAAGATCATTTCAAAAATTATAAAGCTCCGCTCCACATTGagcaaaaataaaactttttcaaCTTGCTCTTCTCACTTAATAGTTGTTACAATATTTTACGGTTCAggaatttttatgtattttagacCCAGTTCAAGCTATAAAACCGGGCAAAACAGTGTGGTCTCTTTAATGTATACAATTATTGCTCCACTCCTAAACCCTTTCATATACAGTCTGCGAAACAAAGACGTCAAatcaaatatgaaaaaaatgtacTTTTTGCTAATAAAATTCTAa